CTCACCGCCGGGGATGGCGACCATGACCTCACCGTTGGACGAGGCGAAGGCCTTGTGCACCGAATTGCCTGTGCCGGTAAGGCGCGCGCGTGCGACCAACCCACCCTGAAATGGGCTGCGGCCGTCGAACTTCACCGGGACCAGTTGCTCGAGCCGGGCGTTGGAGAGCCGCAGGTCAAGGTCCGTCACAGGCAGAGCACGCCGCGCGTTCAATTGGATGTAGCCCGACACACGGCCCTGCGGCAGGTCCAGCCGCAGGGGCTCGGCGCGCAGGAGGCCATTGTCGAGCTTCACATGCACCACCGCGGAACGCAGCTGCACGGGCGTGTTGCGGATCGACTCGGCGCGATAGTCGACGTCAGCGTCCATGGCCCGGATGCGGTCTACCGCCAAGGTCGTGTCCGGCATCATCCGCTGCTGGGCGCGCAGATCGCGGGCGATCGCGGCTTGCTCAGGGGAAGCCACTTGGCCTGTCACGGGCGCGCCGCCGAAGAGGGCGCCCAGGTCGGCGAAGTCCAGGCTGTTCGACTTGAGCTTACCCCGGAGCATCGGCCGCTCGCCGGCCGTATTCACGGAGATCGCGCCGGATAGGTCCGAACTGCCCACCCGCCCGTCAAGGCCGTTGACCTTGTAGAGCAGGCCATCCCGCTCGAGGCGGCCACGCAGGCTGTAGGGCGGCGTGTTGGGCAGGGCCACGCCCGTGAGGGCGTAGAGATCGGCGAGATCCTGGCCCTTCAAGCTCGCGTTCATGTGGAACTGGCCGAGATCGAAGGGCTTCGGCACCGCTCCCACCGCCGTCATGGTGGTCCGGCCAGAGCGGAGCTCAGCGTTAAAGGGATAGGGACGGCTCTTGTCTATGTTGAGCAGGGGACCGCCGGTGACATCCAGCTTGAAGGCTTCGCGATTGAACCGGCCCTGGCCGACCAGGGCGAAGCCACGGCTCCGCGCGCCCAATTGCTCCGCCGCATTGATCGTGCCCTCGAAGCTCAGGCCGCGAATCTGATCGGTGACGGACAGCTTGCCGTCCTTGATCACGAAGTTGCGGATCGGCGGCAACTTCAGGGGCTCTGTCACGGGCCGACCGTCAGAGAAATCCCAGCTGGCGCGACCCTGCTCGTCACGCAGCAGGGTCACGACGGGTCTATCGAACTGCAGAAGCGGCAGGTCGACGTCGCCCTTCAGCAGCGGCAGCAGGCGGATGCGCACCGACAAGCGGTCAACGCGCGCCATGTCGCCTGCACCGGCCCAAGCCGGCTTTTTGACTCGGATGTCTTCGGCGGTCGCCCAAGGCTGCCAGGAGAAGGGGTGCGCCTTCAGGTCGCCCTCAAGCGTGACCTCGCGGTGCATCCTGGCGGACGCGAGGCGGCCAATGGGTCCACGAAACCAATTCCAGTCCCAGATGGCGATCAGAATGATGAGGGCTAGGGTGAGGACCGCGAGGACGGCGCCGGCGATCTTCAGCCCCCGGTGGCGTGGTTCGACGATGCGTTCGCGCGCGGCGACGAAGCGGGCCTGGGTCCAGGCGCCGGCGCGCGCAAGCGGTCGACGACCGCTGCGCGACGCGACCTCGCCCGACGGCTTGCGCCGGCCGGGCCGCAGGTCGTGAAATGCGTCTTGGCTCAAGGAAACCTCCGGGACGTTCGAATGAGAACGCGCCGGCGCGGGCGAATGATCCCAGCGCTAGTGGGCGACGCCCCGGCGACCCAGCACGCTGCACGCCGTGAGCCACAGGATCTTAAGGTCGAAGGCCAGCGACATCCGCGTCATATAGTCGGCGTCGAGCGCGGCCTTGTCGGCGATCGGAAGCTCGTCGCGCCCGTTGATCTGCGCCCAACCCGTCAGGCCCGGCCGCAGCGCGTCGACGCCGGCCGCCGTGCGCAGAGCGATGAGATCGTCTTGGTTGAAGAGGGCAGGACGCGGTCCCACCAGGCTCATGTCGCCGCTGAGCACGCTCCAGAACT
This is a stretch of genomic DNA from Phenylobacterium immobile (ATCC 35973). It encodes these proteins:
- a CDS encoding AsmA family protein, with amino-acid sequence MSQDAFHDLRPGRRKPSGEVASRSGRRPLARAGAWTQARFVAARERIVEPRHRGLKIAGAVLAVLTLALIILIAIWDWNWFRGPIGRLASARMHREVTLEGDLKAHPFSWQPWATAEDIRVKKPAWAGAGDMARVDRLSVRIRLLPLLKGDVDLPLLQFDRPVVTLLRDEQGRASWDFSDGRPVTEPLKLPPIRNFVIKDGKLSVTDQIRGLSFEGTINAAEQLGARSRGFALVGQGRFNREAFKLDVTGGPLLNIDKSRPYPFNAELRSGRTTMTAVGAVPKPFDLGQFHMNASLKGQDLADLYALTGVALPNTPPYSLRGRLERDGLLYKVNGLDGRVGSSDLSGAISVNTAGERPMLRGKLKSNSLDFADLGALFGGAPVTGQVASPEQAAIARDLRAQQRMMPDTTLAVDRIRAMDADVDYRAESIRNTPVQLRSAVVHVKLDNGLLRAEPLRLDLPQGRVSGYIQLNARRALPVTDLDLRLSNARLEQLVPVKFDGRSPFQGGLVARARLTGTGNSVHKAFASSNGEVMVAIPGGEIRKAFAELMGVNVVKGLGLLLSDDQSSTPIRCGVARLDAKGGVFEVKNLVFDTGPVVVSGAGRINMATERLDLRVKGHPKKFRLVRAIVPITVKGPLMASKVGVEPGAAIAQGGVAVALGTLLTPLAAILPFIDPGLAKDANCAALISEAGRQGAPVATVRH
- a CDS encoding sugar transferase; the encoded protein is MKRVLDMVAAASGLIVLAPLLLVLGVAVRLESPGPALHWSRRVGRRNQLFLMPKFRSMRVGAPDVATHLLAEPGAWITPLGRFMRRTSLDELPQFWSVLSGDMSLVGPRPALFNQDDLIALRTAAGVDALRPGLTGWAQINGRDELPIADKAALDADYMTRMSLAFDLKILWLTACSVLGRRGVAH